TCCCGCCGGTCTGACAGCCGGGGCAGTATTGGAGGGATTTGTCGGCGAATGACACCTCGGCGATGGTCTCCCCGCAGACGGGACACGTCTCGCCTGTGCGGCCGTGGACTGAGAATCCGCGTTTCTTCGCGGTCTTGATCTTCCCCGGCGGAAGGCCGACGAGGGTGCTGCGCGCGCTGTTGAGCACCTCGTGGATGGCGTCGTGCAGATTCTGCGGGTCGACGGTCTTCGCGGTGGCGAATGGGGAGAGTTTCGCGGTGTGGAGGATCTCGTCGGTATAGGCGTTGCCGAGTCCGGCGATGATCCGCTGGTCTTCGAGCACGGTCTTGATACGAGAGGGCGATTCGGCTAATGCGGCAGCGAGTTCGTCGACGGTGATGGACAGGGCATCGTGGCAGAGTGATGCGAGAGCGGGCACTTCAGAGGGGTCGCGGACGAGGGAGACTGCGGCGTTCTTCTTCGATCCGGGTTCGATGAGGTCGAAAGCAGCTCCCAAGGCCAGGGTCACGCGCATTCCCAACGGTCCCTTGCCCATCTTGGTCGGACCGCTCGGCGCGGTGTCGTGCCAGGTCAGCCAGCCCATTCGGGCGAAACGGCAGACTAGGACGAGACCGTCGAAGCCGATGATGAGGACTCGCCCACGGCGGTACACCTCGGTGATATCGAGTCCGGCGAGCGCATCGATGTTCGGGTCGACGGTCTTGAGCAGGCTAAGCTCGGCGATGTCGACTCGGGTGACGAATTCGCCGATGAGCCTCGGACGCAGGAACTCCACGAGGGCGTCGACCTCGGGCAGTTCCGGCATGAGACCAGTATGCGCTCCGCCCGCCGATCACAACAGCCCCCTCCTTGCTACCTGACGGCGGCGCAGCAACCTGGCGCCAGGTAGCTCAGCCGCCGTCAGGTAGTTCCGGGACTCCCATTCCCGGTCGCGGGAGGTGACGGCCCTTGAGAACCCCTGAGTCGAGGACTAGCGTGGATTGCCCATCGGAAGCCGTGTGGTTTCGGTGAATCCCTGACTGCCGAAGGAGGCGGACAATGGCTGAGAACGTTGCTCAGAAGCTCATCCGATCGCATCTGGAGTCCGGGGAGCTTGTTCCCGGAAACGAACTCGGGATCCGTATCG
Above is a window of Brevibacterium siliguriense DNA encoding:
- a CDS encoding DNA-formamidopyrimidine glycosylase family protein, translating into MPELPEVDALVEFLRPRLIGEFVTRVDIAELSLLKTVDPNIDALAGLDITEVYRRGRVLIIGFDGLVLVCRFARMGWLTWHDTAPSGPTKMGKGPLGMRVTLALGAAFDLIEPGSKKNAAVSLVRDPSEVPALASLCHDALSITVDELAAALAESPSRIKTVLEDQRIIAGLGNAYTDEILHTAKLSPFATAKTVDPQNLHDAIHEVLNSARSTLVGLPPGKIKTAKKRGFSVHGRTGETCPVCGETIAEVSFADKSLQYCPGCQTGGKKLSDRRMDRLLK